In Chloroflexota bacterium, the genomic stretch CGCATAGCCATTGGCTACGGCGCGGTTACGGTGTTGCTGGGAGTTCTGCCCTACGGATTGTTCCATGAGGGCGTGATCATGCCCTGGTGGGTGCGCGCGCTCATTCTGGCTAACGTGTTGACCATCGGCTTAGGCTACGGCTTGGGCAGCAATCCAAGAACCGCGAAACCGCGCACGTTCGTGCTCGGCGGCATTGCGATCTACGTGTTCCTGCTACTATTGCTCACCGGATTGCCGGGTTTCCCTGGCATGGAAGAGGTGGCGCCGCGGAAGTGGGGCGGCTTGATGCTCAACCTGATCCTGGCGGTTTCCGGCATCTTCTTTGCTTTTCCGATTGGTGTATTGCTGGCGCTAGGGCGGCGCAGCAATCTGCCGGTGGTCAAGATCCTCTGTGTCGTATTCATCGAAGTCTTTCGTGGTGTGCCGTTAATCACGCTCTTGTTCATGTCGCAAGTGCTGGTGCCGCTGGCATTACCGGCAAACTTCCCCGTCGATTCCGTGACGCGGGCAGCCATTGTGATTACGCTCTTCTCGGCGGCGTACACGGCCGAGAACATTCGCGGCGGCTTGCAGGGTTTGCATCCGGGTCAAGCCGAGGCAGCGCGAGCCTTGGGCCTGCCGGGCTGGCAAGTCACCATGCTGATACAGTTGCCGCAGGCGATCCGCAACGTGATTCCCGCAATCGTGGGACAATTCATTGCGCTTTTCAAGGATACAAGTCTGGTCTACATCGTCGGTATGTTGGATATCTTGGAGATGGGACGCTCCATCGTGCAGGGCAACGTGCAATTCGCTGACAATGCACGAGAGCTCTTCATTTTCGTGGCGGCAGTGTTCTGGGTCTTTACCTACACGATGTCGTTTGTGAGCCGCCGGGTGGAGCGGCACCTCGGCGTCGGCCGACGTTAGGCT encodes the following:
- a CDS encoding amino acid ABC transporter permease, which translates into the protein MATAETWQPAPSLPPPRTETGWIGWARANLFGNWLSGLVTVVTVPVILWAAWRMLGWLFGTADWTLIASRPQQYLIGLYPTELAWRPLTGWLLVSILFGMAAAMWGGAARRIAIGYGAVTVLLGVLPYGLFHEGVIMPWWVRALILANVLTIGLGYGLGSNPRTAKPRTFVLGGIAIYVFLLLLLTGLPGFPGMEEVAPRKWGGLMLNLILAVSGIFFAFPIGVLLALGRRSNLPVVKILCVVFIEVFRGVPLITLLFMSQVLVPLALPANFPVDSVTRAAIVITLFSAAYTAENIRGGLQGLHPGQAEAARALGLPGWQVTMLIQLPQAIRNVIPAIVGQFIALFKDTSLVYIVGMLDILEMGRSIVQGNVQFADNARELFIFVAAVFWVFTYTMSFVSRRVERHLGVGRR